Proteins encoded by one window of Puntigrus tetrazona isolate hp1 chromosome 25, ASM1883169v1, whole genome shotgun sequence:
- the tigara gene encoding probable fructose-2,6-bisphosphatase TIGAR A isoform X2: MLSFGLTIVRHGETQCNKDGLLQGQKIDSPLSEIGIQQSEAAGQYLRDVKFTNVFVSDMKRARQTAEIIVRNNRTCHDLELVADPSLKERSFGIAEGGRVTEMKNMAKAAGRPLPEFTPPEGETMEQVKVRIKDFLKAMFQRIANNHQDEMQDGETSLPDETDKAPAGLPDDGVLNVPVHALVVGHGAYMSIAMKYFFEDLKCPMPRGVDPSQRYSICPNTGMCRFLITLKCSNADPALSDVKCVFINRRDHIKT, translated from the exons ATGCTCTCTTTTGGTTTAACGATAGTCCGTCA TGGTGAGACGCAGTGCAACAAAGATGGCCTTTTacaag GTCAGAAAATAGACTCTCCGCTTTCTGAAATTGGGATACAACAGTCTGAGGCTGCTGGTCAGTACCTCAGGGATGTAAAATTCACAAACGTGTTTGTCAGTGACATGAAACGTGCCAGGCAG ACTGCAGAGATCATTGTGAGGAACAACAGAACTTGTCATGATTTAGAACTAGTAGCAGATCCGTCACTCAAAGAAAGA AGTTTTGGTATAGCTGAGGGAGGTCGagtcacagaaatgaaaaatatggcTAAAGCCGCCGGACGACCTTTACCAGAGTTCACTCCGCCTGAGGGAGAGACCATGGAGCAG GTTAAAGTCAGAATCAAGGATTTTCTTAAGGCTATGTTCCAGCGAATAGCTAATAACCATCAAGACGAAATGCAAGATGGCGAAACATCCCTACCAGATGAAACTGACAAGGCTCCAGCAGGACTTCCAGATGATGGTGTCTTGAATGTGCCGGTCCATGCCTTGGTGGTTGGCCACGGGGCTTATATGAGCATAGCTATGAAGTATTTCTTTGAGGACCTGAAGTGCCCCATGCCCCGGGGTGTAGATCCTTCTCAGCGGTATTCCATCTGCCCCAACACTGGAATGTGCCGATTTCTTATCACTTTGAAATGTAGTAATGCAGATCCTGCACTTTCAGAcgtgaaatgtgtgtttatcAACAGACGAGATCACATCAAGACTTAG
- the tigara gene encoding probable fructose-2,6-bisphosphatase TIGAR A isoform X1 — translation MLFLFIVLFCFTSGETQCNKDGLLQGQKIDSPLSEIGIQQSEAAGQYLRDVKFTNVFVSDMKRARQTAEIIVRNNRTCHDLELVADPSLKERSFGIAEGGRVTEMKNMAKAAGRPLPEFTPPEGETMEQVKVRIKDFLKAMFQRIANNHQDEMQDGETSLPDETDKAPAGLPDDGVLNVPVHALVVGHGAYMSIAMKYFFEDLKCPMPRGVDPSQRYSICPNTGMCRFLITLKCSNADPALSDVKCVFINRRDHIKT, via the exons atgctatttttatttatcgtGCTGTTTTGCTTTACCAGTGGTGAGACGCAGTGCAACAAAGATGGCCTTTTacaag GTCAGAAAATAGACTCTCCGCTTTCTGAAATTGGGATACAACAGTCTGAGGCTGCTGGTCAGTACCTCAGGGATGTAAAATTCACAAACGTGTTTGTCAGTGACATGAAACGTGCCAGGCAG ACTGCAGAGATCATTGTGAGGAACAACAGAACTTGTCATGATTTAGAACTAGTAGCAGATCCGTCACTCAAAGAAAGA AGTTTTGGTATAGCTGAGGGAGGTCGagtcacagaaatgaaaaatatggcTAAAGCCGCCGGACGACCTTTACCAGAGTTCACTCCGCCTGAGGGAGAGACCATGGAGCAG GTTAAAGTCAGAATCAAGGATTTTCTTAAGGCTATGTTCCAGCGAATAGCTAATAACCATCAAGACGAAATGCAAGATGGCGAAACATCCCTACCAGATGAAACTGACAAGGCTCCAGCAGGACTTCCAGATGATGGTGTCTTGAATGTGCCGGTCCATGCCTTGGTGGTTGGCCACGGGGCTTATATGAGCATAGCTATGAAGTATTTCTTTGAGGACCTGAAGTGCCCCATGCCCCGGGGTGTAGATCCTTCTCAGCGGTATTCCATCTGCCCCAACACTGGAATGTGCCGATTTCTTATCACTTTGAAATGTAGTAATGCAGATCCTGCACTTTCAGAcgtgaaatgtgtgtttatcAACAGACGAGATCACATCAAGACTTAG